The Acinetobacter chinensis genomic sequence GCTTGAGTCATTATGCAATATGTTGCATAAAAATCAAATCTCGCTTATAAATAACACATGAATTTATGCAACAAGTTGCATTAAGCAAAAATACAATTGAACATGAGCAAGCGTATCGCAAGCCAAGGGAGTACACATGTCAAATTATCCGCATTTACTTGCGCCTTTAGATTTAGGCTTTACCACATTAAAAAACAGAGTGTTAATGGGTTCTATGCATGTAGGGCTTGAAGAAGTCGATGGTGGTTATGATCGTATGGCTGCTTTCTATGCAGAACGTGCAGCAGGCGGTGTGGGTTTAATCGTGACAGGGGGTATCTCACCGAATGATCATGGGGTGACATTTTTCGGTGGTTCTAAACTGGATACAGTCGAAGAAGCAGAAAAACATAAAGTGATTACCCAGGCGGTACACGATGCGGGTGGGAAAATTGCATTACAGATTCTGCATACAGGGCGTTATTCTTATCAGCCTGAAAACGTTGCGCCATCTGCAATTCAAGCGCCGATTAACCCAACTAAACCACATGCGTTAACGTCTGCGGAAGTACAGCAAACCATTGCTGACTTTGCCAATTGCGCAAAAATGTCGCAGATTGCAGGTTATGATGGCGTGGAAATCATGGGTTCAGAAGGTTATCTGATCAATGAATTTATCGCTGCACGTACCAATCATCGTGATGATGAATGGGGCGGTAGCTACGAAAACCGTATCCGTTTCCCGATTGAAATTGTGCGCCGTACCCGTGAAGAAGTGGGTGAAAACTTCATCATTATCTATCGTTTATCTATGCTTGATCTGGTTGAGGGTGGTTCAACGCTTGAAGAAGTGATTCAACTTGCTAAAGAGATTGAAAAAGCAGGTGCAACCATTATCAATACAGGGATTGGCTGGCATGAAGCACGTATTCCGACGATTGCGACCAAAGTTCCTCGTGCAGCATTTACATGGGTCACTAAGAAATTAAAAGGCTCTATCAGTGTGCCTTTAATCACCTCTAACCGTATCAATACTCCTGAAATGGCGGAACACGTTCTCGCTCAGGGCGATGCGGACATGATCTCAATGGCACGTCCAATGCTTGCAGATTCACACTTTGTTGCGAAAGCTGAACAAGGTCGTGCAGACGAAATCAATACCTGTATCGGCTGTAACCAGGCGTGTCTGGATCATATTTTCTCTATGAAGATAGCCACTTGTCTGGTTAACCCACGTGCATGTTATGAAACGGAGCTGATCTTTAAAGATACTGCAACAGTGAAAAATATTGCAGTAATTGGCGCAGGACCTGCGGGTTTAAGTTTTGCAACCTATGCTGCAGATCGTGGTCATCAAGTCACGATTTTTGAAGCATCAAATCAAATCGGTGGTCAGTTCAATATTGCCAAAACCATTCCAGGTAAAGAAGAGTTCTATGAAACTTTACGTTATTTCAAACGTAAAATTGAACTGCAACCAAACATTAAACTGGTGCTGAATCATACTGCAACGTATGAACAACTCAGTGCTGAAAATTTTGATGACATTGTAGTTGCAACAGGTGTAACACCACGCCATTTAAATATCGAAGGCATTGATCATCCAAAAGTATTGTCATATATCGAAGTGTTACGTGACCGTAAGCCAGTCGGTAAAAAAGTCGCGATTATTGGTGCGGGTGGTATTGGTTTTGATACCGCAGAATATTTATCACATGAAGGTGAAAGTGGCAGTCTAAATCCTCAGAAATTCTATGATGAATGGGGTATTGATACCACTTATGAGCATGTCGGTGGTCTAAAAGCACCAGAAGTTGAGCAGTCACCACGTGAAATTTATTTACTGCAACGTAAAACCAATTCCGTTGGTGCAGGCTTAGGTAAGACCACAGGTTGGATTCACCGTACAGGCTTAAAACATCGTCATGTCAATATGATTCCAGGTGCAAGCTACGACAAAATTGACGATCAGGGTCTACATATCACGGTTGGTGAAAAAACCATGATTTTAGATGTCGATAATGTGGTGATCTGCGCAGGGCAGGAACCGTTTACAGCAATGTTTGATCAGCTTCAAGCCGATGGTAAGTCTGTGCATCTGATTGGCGGTGCGAAAGAAGCAGGCGAGTTGGATGCAAAACGTGCCATCCGTCAGGGTGCTGAACTGGCGATGGTGATTTAAAAATTAATTATATTCACATATTAAATTATTTAATGAATGTTCCCTCTCCTTGCGCCATATATGGCTCAAGGAGAGGGTTAGGGATAGGTGCTTTTGAACTTAGCATCCCCTCATTCAAACCTTCTCCCAAAGGGAGAAGGAGCTTTCATTGTGAAGTACATCTCATCTCCTGAAAGGAGAGGGAACTAAATTTAAAAGGACATTAAAATGAACTACCCAAATACCAAACCAGCCATTCAAAAATGGCACGATATGATTGCCAACCGTGACATGTCGATCCTAAATGAACTGCTTGCTGATGATGTGGTGTTTCGTTCACCTGTGGCATTTAAGCCTTATGAAGGTAAACAGGTGGTTTACTTTATTTTGACCAACGTAATTCAGGTCTTTGAAAACTTTACTTATCACCGTGAATTTTTTACCGAAGATGAGCAAAGTGTGGTGCTTGAGTTCTCAGCAGTTGTTTCAGAAAAGCAACTGAAAGGCATTGATATGATTCGTTTTAATGAACAGGGGCAGATTGTTGAATTTGAAGTCATGATTCGTCCACTCAGTGGTTTACAGGCACTTGGGGCTCAGATGGGCGAACGTATAGCAAAGTATCAGCCCTAACAGTGCTGTTATTGAATAAATAGCCTAAGTTAAGTCCAGGCTGAACGGTTCACCTGTATCATCCTGATATGTACATCATGTCAGGGTGAAGCGTTGTAAACCAAGTTAAAACCGTGCGTTTGTGTACAAAGTCAGAGATATTGTTATGCCTATTTTGAATAAATTTAATCAATTTACCCAGGCGGTACTGGATCAAATCACAGGAGCAGAGCAACCGAAACTTTATTACAACACGCATGGACAGATTAAGCATGTACTTGATCATCTGCCACAATTGCACCAGAAATATCGACCTACACCGTGGTTAAGCAACTCTCACGTGCATTTGCTGTATTTTGATGTGATTAAAAAGAAAACCATCAAACTGAAGTATGACCGTACAGACCAGCTGACCATGCAGGATGGTGGTGTTACAGCAGTCACCTGGCTGGGTTATGACTTACCGCAGAATGTCCCGACTATTGTGATTATGCATACCATTACAGGGACGCCTGAAAGTATGCGTGAACTGGTAAGAGATCTGCACGAATATACAGGATGGAGAATTGCGCTTTGCCTGCGCCGTGGTCATGCGGGTTTGCCGATGCCTGTGCCGCAGATGTCGATTTTTGGTTCAGTGTCAGACTTACGGGAACAACTTGATTTTATTCAGCAGACATTCCCTCAGTCAGAACTTTATGCTGTTGGTTCATCGGCAGGTACGGGGTTGTTGGTGCGTTATCTCGGTGAGGAGGGACTCGATACTCCGTTTAAAGCTGCTTTTGCCATGTGTCCAGGTTATGACACTGAGCTTGGCTTTAAAAATGTTCATCCTTTTTATACCAAAATTATGACTAAAAAACTGGTCAAGGCATTTATTCAACCCTATAAGCAGACCTGGAAAAAGGTCAGTTCAGTTCAGGCTGTGCTGAAAACAACAACGCTTGAAGAATTTCAGAATGAATATTATGAAATGGCAGGTTTCACTGATTATCAGCAGTATTCTCAGGCGACCAACCCTATTTATGTTTTTGAAAATGTAAAAATTCCTTTAATGGTTTTAAATGCTGAAGATGATCCTGTCTGTTCGATCAAAAATTTTGAGCCGTTTAAGCAGACCGTACAGCAGATGGAAAATATTGTCGTTGTTACCACCCGTAAAGGCAGTCATTGTGGTTTTTACGAGGGCTTACATACCCGTTCATGGGCATCGAAGTTAATGGCAGATTTTTTAAAGTTATATTGATTTAAAACTGATTCAAAAGTGTTAAAAATAAAGTCTGTTTCTACAGACTTTATTTTTTAGGATAAATGTTCAGTGGTGTTTTTATGATTCAGTACATTTTTGTAATGAAGCTGTACTTACATTTTCATGCTGCATCTGAATAAAAACGAGGATCAATGCAGCCAGGCTGAGTCCTGCACCAGTAAATGAAACAATGTGATAGCCAAAGCCCTGATTCAGCACGTATGCGCCTGCCACAGCACCTAAAGCATTTCCAAGATTAAATGCGCCGATATTGACAGAAGATGCAAGACCTGGAGCATCGTGGGCAACCGCCATTACCCGAATCTGCAACGGTGGAACCACAGCAAATGCTGCTGTACCCCATAAGATCAGTGCAATTGCAGCTCCAGTTGCAGTCGTTGCCAGTAAGGGAAACAGCAGCATCATCGCAGTGAGCATCAACAGAAAACCGATCAGGGTTTTATTGACAGACAGATCTGCAAACTTACCACCCAGGTGATTACCCACACTGAAACCTATACCGATCAATACCAGCATCAGGGTTATCAGCAAAGGAGAGGCATGAGTAAAGGTTTTCAGACTGGGCGCAATGTAGGTGTATAAAGTAAACATAGCACCCGCACTCATGACCGTAGTCAGCAGTGCCAGCAGAACAGGTTTACGTCCCAGTACTTTTAACTCGGACAGAATATCTGTTTTTTCGGTGTTTTTACCTTCTGGAATGGCTTTCCATACTGAAAACATAGTCAGTACGCCCAACAGGGAAATAGCTGTAAATGATATGCGCCATCCGATATTCTGACCTATCCAGGTCGCAAGTGGAACACCACCAATATTGGCAATCGTCAGTCCCATAAACATTGTCGCAACAGCCGATGCCTGTTTGTCTTTAGGAACGACACTTGCGGCTACAATGGAGCCAATTCCAAAAAATGCACCATGATTCAGACTGGTCAGGATACGTGCTGCCATCAGACTTAAAAAGTCAGGTGCAAACGTCGCACAGATATTGCCGACAGTAAAAATACCCATCAGTAATATCAGAGCAGTACGTTTGGAGTACCTGTTCAGTAATAACGTCATGACAGGTGCAGCAATCATCACACCTGTAGCGTATGCGCTGATCAGCAGTCCTGCCTGAGGAATGGAAATGGAAAGATCTGAAGCAATTTCAGGTAAAAAGCCCATTGGTGAAAATTCAGTGGTTCCAATGGCAAATGCACCAATGGCAAGCGCGAGAAGTGGATAATTGATTTTCATATCAGTCCCACTGCTCAGGTGCCAGTTCGGCAGGATTGACTTCCCGGCCATTACGCTCCAGTTGTGCAATTAACTGCATTTCTTCGGTACTCAGCTGAATGTCCACAGCTTTGAGATTTGCAGCCAGGTGTTCGCGTCTGGTTGAAGAAGGAATAACGGCATAACCTTTCTGTAAGGCCCAGGCGAGGGCAATCTGTGCTGTGGATGCCTCATGCTGTTGTGCAATACTGTGAAGCACAGGATCGTTCAGTACTTTTCCATACGCCAGTGTCATATAGGAAGTTACATCAATCTGCTGTGACTTCAGAAACTGACTCAGTTTTTCATTCTGCAGATAAGGGCTCAGTTCAATCTGACTGGTGGCAATATTTTCTGCTCCAACACTGTTTATTGCCTGTTGTGTCAGTTCAATATTGAAATTCGAAATACCAATATATTCAGTCAGTCCCAGTTTTTTTGCCTCAAGCAGATTCTGCATCATGTCATGAACAGAAATTCCAGACTTAGGTGCCGGCCAGTGGATTAAGGTCAGATTGACTGCATCTGTACGCAGTTTTTGCAGGCTGTCTTTTAAACTCGGAATCAGTTTTTCAGCTGAGAGATTTTCCGTCCATATTTTTGTGGTGATAAAGAGCTTTTCACGGGATATATGGCTTTGCTGAATGGCTTGTCCAACTTCAGTTTCATTGCCATAAATCTGAGCGGTATCAATGGCGTTATAACC encodes the following:
- a CDS encoding NADPH-dependent 2,4-dienoyl-CoA reductase, which gives rise to MSNYPHLLAPLDLGFTTLKNRVLMGSMHVGLEEVDGGYDRMAAFYAERAAGGVGLIVTGGISPNDHGVTFFGGSKLDTVEEAEKHKVITQAVHDAGGKIALQILHTGRYSYQPENVAPSAIQAPINPTKPHALTSAEVQQTIADFANCAKMSQIAGYDGVEIMGSEGYLINEFIAARTNHRDDEWGGSYENRIRFPIEIVRRTREEVGENFIIIYRLSMLDLVEGGSTLEEVIQLAKEIEKAGATIINTGIGWHEARIPTIATKVPRAAFTWVTKKLKGSISVPLITSNRINTPEMAEHVLAQGDADMISMARPMLADSHFVAKAEQGRADEINTCIGCNQACLDHIFSMKIATCLVNPRACYETELIFKDTATVKNIAVIGAGPAGLSFATYAADRGHQVTIFEASNQIGGQFNIAKTIPGKEEFYETLRYFKRKIELQPNIKLVLNHTATYEQLSAENFDDIVVATGVTPRHLNIEGIDHPKVLSYIEVLRDRKPVGKKVAIIGAGGIGFDTAEYLSHEGESGSLNPQKFYDEWGIDTTYEHVGGLKAPEVEQSPREIYLLQRKTNSVGAGLGKTTGWIHRTGLKHRHVNMIPGASYDKIDDQGLHITVGEKTMILDVDNVVICAGQEPFTAMFDQLQADGKSVHLIGGAKEAGELDAKRAIRQGAELAMVI
- a CDS encoding nuclear transport factor 2 family protein, with translation MNYPNTKPAIQKWHDMIANRDMSILNELLADDVVFRSPVAFKPYEGKQVVYFILTNVIQVFENFTYHREFFTEDEQSVVLEFSAVVSEKQLKGIDMIRFNEQGQIVEFEVMIRPLSGLQALGAQMGERIAKYQP
- a CDS encoding YheT family hydrolase, yielding MPILNKFNQFTQAVLDQITGAEQPKLYYNTHGQIKHVLDHLPQLHQKYRPTPWLSNSHVHLLYFDVIKKKTIKLKYDRTDQLTMQDGGVTAVTWLGYDLPQNVPTIVIMHTITGTPESMRELVRDLHEYTGWRIALCLRRGHAGLPMPVPQMSIFGSVSDLREQLDFIQQTFPQSELYAVGSSAGTGLLVRYLGEEGLDTPFKAAFAMCPGYDTELGFKNVHPFYTKIMTKKLVKAFIQPYKQTWKKVSSVQAVLKTTTLEEFQNEYYEMAGFTDYQQYSQATNPIYVFENVKIPLMVLNAEDDPVCSIKNFEPFKQTVQQMENIVVVTTRKGSHCGFYEGLHTRSWASKLMADFLKLY
- a CDS encoding MFS transporter — protein: MKINYPLLALAIGAFAIGTTEFSPMGFLPEIASDLSISIPQAGLLISAYATGVMIAAPVMTLLLNRYSKRTALILLMGIFTVGNICATFAPDFLSLMAARILTSLNHGAFFGIGSIVAASVVPKDKQASAVATMFMGLTIANIGGVPLATWIGQNIGWRISFTAISLLGVLTMFSVWKAIPEGKNTEKTDILSELKVLGRKPVLLALLTTVMSAGAMFTLYTYIAPSLKTFTHASPLLITLMLVLIGIGFSVGNHLGGKFADLSVNKTLIGFLLMLTAMMLLFPLLATTATGAAIALILWGTAAFAVVPPLQIRVMAVAHDAPGLASSVNIGAFNLGNALGAVAGAYVLNQGFGYHIVSFTGAGLSLAALILVFIQMQHENVSTASLQKCTES
- the dkgB gene encoding 2,5-didehydrogluconate reductase DkgB, giving the protein MILPKTGVGTFRLTGQTVIDSVKMALEMGYNAIDTAQIYGNETEVGQAIQQSHISREKLFITTKIWTENLSAEKLIPSLKDSLQKLRTDAVNLTLIHWPAPKSGISVHDMMQNLLEAKKLGLTEYIGISNFNIELTQQAINSVGAENIATSQIELSPYLQNEKLSQFLKSQQIDVTSYMTLAYGKVLNDPVLHSIAQQHEASTAQIALAWALQKGYAVIPSSTRREHLAANLKAVDIQLSTEEMQLIAQLERNGREVNPAELAPEQWD